Proteins found in one Plectropomus leopardus isolate mb chromosome 9, YSFRI_Pleo_2.0, whole genome shotgun sequence genomic segment:
- the st3gal5 gene encoding lactosylceramide alpha-2,3-sialyltransferase, translating to MEGTRSLRARGHQASSQIPGDFLDSTVNENMRLPKRLAAHRRVLVLGVITVLLCLAMVSLQLTETETSKPVEWHVSDAHKKQVHEHVHRVLESQCRPGSTRQSLLARLPASSHMTQPFLWKDVPLPEDLFLYPPPFGFRGLQRKVENLLKQLPDSDSLPPPEKMSDKCQRCVVMGNGGILKGLELGLLIDRFDTIIRLNSGPLGEFSADVGNRTSIRMSYPEGTPLHWMDTDSHTLFVSVVYKSVDISWISAMINKHTVPLWDWLFYWQKVPDQIPIKPQSFRLLNPNTIRETALDLLKYPPPGPHLWGSDQNVPTIGVSALNLASLLCDEVSLAGFGYNLSQQGAPLHYYDHLPMTAMLKQTSHNVDKETELLRSLVREGAITDLTGGIHCSFCSS from the exons ATGGAAGG GACCAGATCCCTGAGGGCCAGAGGGCATCAGGCTTCATCACAGATACCAGGGGACTTCCTGGATTCCACTGTGAATGAGAACATGAGGCTTCCTAAACGCTTGGCAGCACACAG gcGTGTGTTGGTGCTGGGTGTGATtacagttttgctgtgtttggcgATGGTCTCTCTTCAactgactgagacagagacaagcAAACCTGTGGAATGGCATGTCAGCGATGCACATAAAAAG CAGGTGCATGAGCACGTGCACAGAGTCCTGGAGAGCCAGTGTCGACCCGGCAGCACCAGGCAGAGCTTGTTAGCTCGACTGCCCGCTTCCAGTCACATGACCCAGCCATTTCTGTGGAAGGACGTGCCGCTCCCTGAAGACCTCTTCCTGTATCCACCGCCATTTGGGTTCAGAGGTCTTCAGAGAAAAGTGGAGAACCTGCTGAAGCAG CTGCCAGACTCTGACTCCCTGCCCCCTCCAGAAAAGATGTCAGATAAATGTCAGCGCTGTGTGGTCATGGGAAATGGAGGCATACTCAAAGGACTTGAGCTGGGCCTGCTGATCGACCGCTTCGACACCATAATCAG GTTAAACAGCGGTCCTCTGGGAGAGTTCAGCGCTGACGTTGGAAATCGAACCAGCATCAGGATGAGTTACCCAGAGGGCACGCCGCTCCACTGGATggacacagactcacacactcTTTTTGTATCTGTGGTGTATAAAAGTGTAGACATCAGCTGGATCTCTGCTATgatcaacaaacacactgtg CCTCTGTGGGACTGGCTTTTCTACTGGCAGAAGGTTCCAGATCAAATCCCTATTAAGCCGCAGAGTTTCAGACTTCTAAACCCAAATACCATCAGAGAGACTGCATTGGACCTACTGAAATACCCTCCACCCGGACCACACCTGTGGGGAAGTGACCAG aaTGTGCCCACCATTGGGGTCTCTGCACTGAATTTAGCCAGTCTGCTGTGCGACGAGGTCAGCCTGGCGGGCTTCGGCTACAACCTCTCCCAGCAGGGAGCACCGCTGCACTACTATGACCACCTGCCCATGACCGCCATGCTGAAGCAGACGTCACACAACGTAGACAAAGAGACTGAACTCCTGAGAAGCCTCGTCAGAGAGGGAGCCATCACCGACCTGACGGGGGGGATCCACTGCTCCTTCTGCTCCAGCTGA